One part of the Orenia metallireducens genome encodes these proteins:
- the hisG gene encoding ATP phosphoribosyltransferase, with the protein MNKLTIALPKGRLFKSVVKILQEAGIINRDLDDDSRKLVLTDKDNNIDIILSKAVDVQTYVENGVADIGVAGKDVLLEAGAKICEVLDLGLGYCRLVVALPKDKGITNLSQLPPTGRVATKYVNVAQRYFDKNGIQIEVVKLNGSIELAPIIGLSDMIVDITSTGTTLKENNLIEIAEIAESSARLIVNQVSYKSEYSRIRDIIEKVRTVISG; encoded by the coding sequence ATGAATAAATTAACTATTGCTTTACCAAAAGGGAGATTATTCAAATCTGTGGTTAAGATTTTACAGGAAGCTGGAATTATAAATCGAGACCTTGATGATGATTCACGGAAGCTGGTTCTGACTGACAAAGATAATAATATTGATATAATCTTATCCAAAGCTGTAGATGTACAGACCTATGTTGAAAATGGAGTAGCTGATATTGGGGTAGCAGGAAAGGATGTTCTTTTAGAAGCAGGGGCAAAGATCTGTGAGGTATTGGATTTAGGTTTGGGTTACTGTAGATTGGTTGTGGCTCTGCCTAAAGATAAAGGTATTACTAACTTAAGTCAATTACCACCTACAGGGAGAGTGGCTACTAAGTATGTCAATGTAGCACAGCGATACTTTGATAAGAATGGAATTCAGATAGAGGTAGTTAAATTGAATGGTTCTATAGAGTTAGCACCTATTATAGGTCTTTCAGATATGATAGTCGATATAACTTCTACTGGAACTACTTTGAAGGAGAATAATCTGATCGAAATTGCTGAAATAGCTGAATCCTCGGCACGATTAATTGTTAATCAAGTAAGTTATAAATCAGAGTATAGTAGGATCAGGGATATAATTGAAAAGGTTAGAACAGTAATTAGTGGATAG
- a CDS encoding energy transducer TonB encodes MAYKKKRQGEFSRFFIISLIIHGILLYMFSFINLGVQPTFQSDPINYTSQLDLLYLEDGIAKSRELVEHYQEDSKSKKKEPIEEVKQEKEDKLPQIEEANEDVAEIKDPKEELIEEKPKLKEVAQAEKTAEERIIIEEQIEAGSEEKVEGVSLDKDNEVIVEDKVEEDVIEEHVEVVTQEVKEEVEEVITSQSSTEEIKVAQKKVEEKEKAPVKQEEAEAITEQKVVENKEGKEEKAEVKEEVKEVPPPPPPAPKDMILSNVIPRYPKNASNTGIEGDVKLLVKVKASGEIDQVEIIESSEYEQLDNQAKRTVQYGWKFKADKSNYEVILMVHFRYIDHQNQVDVEYLGLSFDQK; translated from the coding sequence ATGGCATATAAGAAGAAACGACAAGGAGAATTTTCTAGGTTCTTTATTATCTCGCTTATTATTCATGGGATTCTCTTGTACATGTTTTCTTTTATTAATCTAGGGGTTCAACCTACTTTCCAAAGTGATCCTATCAATTATACTAGTCAGTTAGACCTACTCTATTTAGAAGATGGAATTGCTAAAAGTCGAGAATTAGTTGAACATTATCAAGAGGATAGTAAGTCAAAAAAGAAGGAACCAATAGAAGAGGTTAAGCAGGAGAAAGAGGATAAACTCCCTCAAATAGAAGAAGCTAATGAAGATGTAGCAGAGATCAAAGATCCAAAAGAAGAGCTAATAGAAGAAAAACCCAAATTAAAAGAGGTAGCCCAGGCAGAAAAGACTGCTGAAGAAAGGATCATCATAGAAGAGCAGATAGAGGCAGGTAGTGAAGAAAAGGTTGAAGGAGTAAGTCTAGATAAAGATAATGAAGTTATAGTAGAAGATAAAGTTGAGGAAGATGTAATAGAAGAGCACGTAGAAGTAGTAACTCAAGAGGTTAAAGAAGAAGTTGAAGAGGTAATAACTAGCCAATCAAGTACTGAAGAGATTAAGGTTGCCCAAAAAAAAGTTGAAGAGAAAGAGAAAGCTCCAGTTAAGCAGGAAGAAGCAGAGGCAATTACAGAGCAGAAGGTTGTTGAAAATAAAGAGGGTAAAGAAGAGAAGGCAGAGGTCAAGGAAGAAGTTAAAGAAGTACCACCACCTCCACCACCTGCACCTAAAGATATGATTCTTAGTAATGTAATTCCTCGATATCCTAAGAATGCTTCTAATACAGGAATTGAAGGGGATGTTAAGTTATTAGTTAAGGTTAAGGCTAGTGGAGAGATTGATCAAGTAGAAATTATCGAATCCTCTGAATATGAGCAATTAGATAATCAAGCTAAGAGAACAGTACAGTATGGCTGGAAATTTAAGGCTGATAAATCCAATTATGAAGTAATATTAATGGTTCATTTCCGTTATATTGACCATCAAAATCAAGTTGATGTTGAGTATCTGGGTTTATCCTTTGATCAGAAATGA
- the hisD gene encoding histidinol dehydrogenase — protein sequence MLKILKTTEAGIETELNKVLNRSSFDNEAQVEAVQEIWDNVKARGDEAIFEYTARFDQVDLKDKGLEVQPEEIEEAYKEIDDEFLKAIRVSIKNVSEFHSKQLQESWMDVKEDGVILGQKFEPLEKVGIYVPGGSAPLVSSVVMNGAPAKVAGVKEIIMVTPPSKDGGINPYTLVTAAEVGVDKIYKVGGAQAVVGLALGTETMTKVDKIVGPGNIYVTLAKKMAFGYVDIDMLAGPSEVLVLADESANPRFVAADLLSQAEHDPMASSILVTTSLQLAKKVNLELEKQLVELSRQDICKESLENYGAILVAQNLDEAIDLTNRFAPEHLEVKVDEPFAILGKLKNAGAIFMGEYAAEPIGDYIAGPNHVLPTGGSARFYSPLNIDDFRKKSSIIFYTKAGLEKVKDDAVRIAEVEGLDAHANSIKVRFEEEV from the coding sequence ATGTTAAAGATATTAAAGACTACTGAAGCAGGGATAGAAACAGAGTTAAATAAAGTTTTAAACCGTTCATCCTTCGATAATGAAGCTCAAGTAGAGGCTGTACAGGAAATCTGGGATAATGTCAAAGCTAGAGGTGATGAAGCTATCTTTGAATATACAGCCCGTTTTGACCAGGTAGATTTAAAGGATAAAGGATTAGAGGTACAGCCAGAGGAGATTGAAGAGGCTTATAAAGAAATTGATGATGAATTCTTAAAGGCAATTAGAGTATCGATAAAAAATGTAAGTGAATTTCACAGTAAACAGCTACAAGAAAGCTGGATGGATGTTAAAGAGGATGGTGTTATCTTAGGGCAGAAGTTTGAACCTTTGGAGAAGGTAGGAATCTATGTCCCAGGAGGTAGTGCTCCTTTGGTATCTTCTGTAGTGATGAATGGTGCTCCAGCCAAGGTGGCAGGGGTTAAGGAGATAATTATGGTAACTCCCCCTTCTAAAGATGGAGGTATTAACCCGTATACCCTAGTAACAGCAGCTGAAGTTGGAGTAGATAAGATTTATAAAGTTGGTGGTGCTCAAGCGGTAGTAGGTTTGGCTTTAGGTACTGAGACTATGACTAAGGTTGATAAGATAGTAGGACCAGGTAATATCTATGTTACTTTAGCTAAGAAGATGGCCTTTGGATATGTAGATATTGATATGTTAGCAGGACCAAGTGAGGTCTTAGTATTGGCAGATGAGAGTGCTAATCCTCGTTTTGTAGCAGCTGATCTATTATCACAAGCAGAGCATGACCCGATGGCTTCAAGTATCTTAGTAACTACTTCATTACAACTAGCTAAAAAGGTTAATCTAGAGTTAGAGAAGCAGTTAGTAGAGCTATCTCGTCAGGATATCTGTAAAGAGTCTTTAGAGAATTATGGAGCTATCTTAGTAGCTCAAAACTTAGATGAAGCAATTGATTTGACCAATCGTTTTGCTCCAGAGCATTTAGAGGTTAAGGTTGATGAACCTTTTGCTATCTTAGGTAAGTTAAAGAATGCTGGAGCAATCTTTATGGGAGAGTATGCTGCAGAGCCAATTGGTGATTATATAGCAGGACCTAATCATGTCCTACCAACTGGAGGATCAGCTAGATTCTACTCTCCGCTGAATATAGATGACTTTAGAAAGAAATCAAGTATTATCTTTTATACTAAAGCAGGGCTAGAGAAGGTTAAAGATGATGCTGTTAGAATAGCTGAGGTAGAAGGGCTCGATGCTCATGCTAATAGTATTAAGGTAAGATTTGAAGAGGAGGTTTAA
- a CDS encoding ExbD/TolR family protein, giving the protein MFKSNLKKRPNIQILPMIDVIFFLLVFFMLFTTFKTTPTGLEINLPKAKTVTQQNEDIKLTLNIAENGQIYLDGDLIDSKALEFEVSKIIKKSPDAIFIIKADKEVRYEKIINVMDTVRNVGGYRLALAANKEKLD; this is encoded by the coding sequence ATGTTCAAATCTAATTTAAAGAAGAGACCTAACATTCAAATCTTACCAATGATTGATGTTATCTTCTTTTTGCTAGTCTTCTTTATGCTTTTTACAACTTTTAAGACTACTCCAACAGGATTGGAGATTAATCTGCCTAAAGCTAAAACCGTTACTCAGCAGAATGAAGATATCAAATTAACCTTAAATATCGCTGAAAATGGTCAAATTTATTTAGATGGAGATCTTATTGATAGTAAGGCTTTGGAATTTGAAGTATCTAAAATCATCAAAAAATCACCTGATGCTATCTTCATTATCAAAGCTGATAAAGAGGTAAGATATGAGAAAATTATTAATGTAATGGATACAGTTCGTAATGTTGGTGGTTATAGATTAGCATTGGCAGCCAATAAAGAGAAATTGGATTAG
- a CDS encoding spore maturation protein, with protein sequence MINFINHFSQWAIPLIIFSILISAFIKKVKVYEVFTDGAVEGIAVGVKILPYLLAMLMAISIFRASGALDIILNLLSKPLSTFGIPKEVIPLALIRPLSGTGSLGVVTDLINQYGPDSFIGRLASTMQGSTETTFYVAAVYFGAIGIKNSRHAILAGLVADLAGFLAAVFICRLVFG encoded by the coding sequence ATGATTAATTTTATAAATCACTTCTCCCAATGGGCTATTCCTCTAATAATATTTTCAATCTTAATTTCTGCTTTTATCAAGAAAGTTAAGGTCTATGAGGTTTTTACAGATGGTGCTGTAGAGGGGATAGCAGTAGGAGTTAAAATCTTGCCTTATTTGCTAGCGATGTTAATGGCAATTTCTATCTTTAGAGCTTCTGGAGCTTTAGATATTATATTGAATCTGTTATCTAAGCCTTTAAGTACATTTGGGATTCCAAAGGAAGTAATCCCTTTAGCCTTAATTAGACCACTTTCTGGAACAGGTTCTTTGGGAGTTGTTACCGATTTAATTAATCAATATGGTCCAGATTCATTTATTGGAAGGTTAGCCTCAACTATGCAAGGTAGTACAGAAACCACTTTTTATGTAGCAGCGGTATATTTTGGTGCTATCGGTATTAAGAATAGTCGTCATGCAATCCTAGCTGGCTTGGTTGCTGACTTGGCAGGATTTTTGGCAGCTGTATTTATTTGTCGATTAGTCTTTGGATAA
- a CDS encoding PHP domain-containing protein, with product MEGRYVDLHLHTTASDGSYTPTELVNKARDLGFSAIAITDHDTVGGIEEGLKVAKELGIELIPGIEMNTDYENTEIHILGYYLDYQNEKFLNILADLKEARYNRIRKIVTKLNNLGLEIDFDEVSQLADGGALGRPHIAQIMLNKGYVKKWSQAFDQYIAKGAPAYVERKKITPKEAIEIIKKAGGIPVIAHPALMERDDLLENLLEWGIEGIEVYHTEHDRVDSQRYLEYAKDNNLLITGGSDCHGPERKGEILIGKIKAPYELVNGLKEAR from the coding sequence ATGGAAGGAAGATATGTAGACTTACATTTGCATACAACAGCATCTGATGGAAGTTATACCCCTACAGAGCTTGTTAATAAGGCAAGGGATTTAGGCTTTAGTGCTATTGCTATCACAGACCATGATACTGTAGGTGGTATTGAAGAAGGGCTAAAGGTTGCTAAAGAATTAGGAATTGAGCTAATCCCTGGAATTGAAATGAATACAGATTATGAGAATACAGAAATTCACATCTTAGGTTATTATCTTGACTATCAAAACGAGAAATTTTTAAATATATTAGCTGATTTAAAGGAAGCTAGATATAATAGAATTAGGAAGATTGTTACCAAACTCAATAATTTGGGTTTGGAGATAGATTTTGATGAGGTTAGTCAGCTGGCTGATGGCGGTGCTTTAGGTCGCCCTCATATTGCTCAAATTATGTTAAATAAGGGATATGTTAAGAAGTGGAGTCAAGCTTTTGATCAATATATTGCAAAAGGTGCTCCAGCTTATGTAGAGAGAAAGAAGATAACTCCTAAGGAAGCTATTGAAATCATTAAGAAAGCAGGAGGGATTCCGGTTATTGCACATCCTGCCTTAATGGAAAGGGATGACTTATTAGAGAATTTATTAGAATGGGGGATTGAAGGGATAGAGGTTTATCATACTGAGCATGATCGAGTTGATAGTCAAAGATATTTAGAGTATGCTAAGGATAATAACTTATTAATAACAGGCGGTTCAGATTGTCATGGGCCAGAACGTAAAGGGGAAATCCTAATTGGTAAGATTAAAGCTCCTTATGAATTAGTTAATGGTTTGAAGGAAGCTAGATAA
- a CDS encoding S-layer homology domain-containing protein → MNVRNSFINFMLVFIFVATAALPALASTKIDDISSSHWAYKSVKKLVEKGYMSLYEDNKFKGENKVSRYELAKVIAKILNNIEQGQVVPEKGDVLTLKNLASEFRSELVEVISQNEDLKGEVKELDKEQKILKEDIVNTNYRINQLQQEVVKILADLKEEGSRIDELEEKIGSLEIENQMLKEQLTKLEEGSGSQAEIEGLKRRFYWLTGGWLISVLLLMSN, encoded by the coding sequence ATGAACGTACGGAATAGCTTTATTAACTTTATGCTCGTCTTTATTTTTGTGGCTACTGCAGCACTTCCAGCTTTAGCTAGCACTAAAATTGATGATATCTCAAGTAGCCATTGGGCTTATAAGAGTGTAAAGAAGCTTGTAGAGAAGGGGTATATGTCTTTGTATGAAGACAATAAATTTAAAGGTGAGAATAAGGTTAGCCGTTATGAACTTGCTAAGGTTATTGCTAAGATTTTAAATAATATCGAACAAGGGCAAGTGGTACCAGAAAAAGGCGATGTGCTGACATTAAAGAACTTAGCCTCAGAGTTTCGTTCTGAGCTAGTAGAGGTTATCAGTCAGAATGAGGATTTAAAGGGAGAAGTTAAAGAGCTTGATAAAGAGCAGAAGATTCTTAAAGAAGATATAGTCAACACAAATTATAGAATCAATCAACTGCAACAAGAAGTAGTGAAGATATTGGCTGATTTAAAAGAAGAAGGTTCAAGAATTGATGAATTAGAAGAGAAGATTGGTTCATTGGAGATAGAGAATCAAATGTTAAAGGAGCAATTAACTAAGTTAGAAGAGGGATCAGGAAGTCAAGCAGAGATTGAAGGTTTAAAGAGAAGATTTTATTGGTTAACTGGTGGCTGGTTAATCTCTGTATTATTATTGATGAGCAACTAA
- a CDS encoding cohesin domain-containing protein codes for MKKKLGIILILLLAVISSKVSANVDQYGNLQLKNDYISVIVNQNEFNKGRFAVDITGGDPIRSGDDGKPLLYGHPHPWTSYTTFRIDDKNYIFGGKTDKRAGRSGEYGELIQGPTLDNNKIITKYKFNKIVVSQILNFVKSSTTGLPDTLQITYRVTNEDDVEHQIGTRIMIDTMLGENDGAPFRITNQAVTSDSLFLKDEVPTFWQAFDELRDPKVTAQGTIKGAGVTTPDEVYFADWGSLADGPWDFDFKSGEEFLRKGEFELDSAMALFWQESTIKAGETKTYVTNYGLGGITIVPGLLSLGVTSPAQVVMDKPNKTVEIVAYIQNTAEITVKDVKVELVLPENLEPIDNYKTKELGDLSPGQTAQVMWEVRPKRLLQQQVEYTVKATAKNTDDNQVSRGLKFVGPPKLSLQLTAPKRMEAKDDSLVKDSFYIKGKISNYGASTAYGIESTLALPPGLTLSKGDKEEKFIGFLEPNESIELSWKVKPLILVDGKLPYSVELSSSNALNEISKNSILIPKLDPKVKIEVLPKKGGYQVGDYLTAQIRLKNISDFYGLKTNISYNNKVLEAIYVSRGNLFIDNGKLLSWNLPIVSQQEGLIKGISASLDGEQDIEDGLVANLHFKIKSLGSFDLSFEDFLAYDMNNNQLKLEMVNNLLNIRRN; via the coding sequence ATGAAGAAAAAATTAGGGATAATTTTAATACTACTATTAGCGGTAATATCCTCTAAAGTTAGTGCTAATGTAGATCAATATGGTAATTTACAGTTAAAGAATGACTATATTTCTGTGATTGTCAACCAAAATGAATTCAATAAAGGTAGATTTGCTGTTGATATTACAGGAGGAGATCCAATTAGAAGTGGTGATGATGGTAAGCCATTACTTTATGGTCACCCTCACCCTTGGACATCTTATACTACCTTTAGAATAGATGATAAAAACTATATCTTTGGTGGTAAGACTGATAAAAGGGCCGGTCGTAGTGGGGAGTATGGAGAGTTAATTCAAGGGCCTACCCTTGATAATAATAAGATTATTACTAAGTATAAATTTAATAAGATAGTTGTTAGTCAAATTTTAAACTTTGTTAAGAGTAGTACTACAGGATTGCCTGATACATTACAGATAACATATCGGGTTACAAATGAAGATGATGTAGAGCACCAAATAGGTACAAGGATTATGATTGATACCATGTTAGGTGAGAATGATGGTGCTCCTTTTAGGATTACTAATCAAGCAGTCACTAGTGATAGTCTATTCTTAAAAGATGAGGTGCCAACCTTCTGGCAGGCCTTTGATGAATTAAGAGATCCAAAGGTGACTGCACAGGGAACGATTAAAGGTGCTGGGGTGACTACCCCTGATGAGGTTTATTTTGCTGATTGGGGAAGTCTAGCAGATGGTCCTTGGGATTTTGATTTTAAATCTGGAGAAGAATTCTTACGCAAAGGTGAGTTTGAGCTAGATAGTGCTATGGCATTATTCTGGCAAGAAAGTACTATTAAAGCAGGAGAAACTAAGACCTATGTAACAAATTATGGTTTAGGGGGTATTACCATTGTACCTGGACTATTATCTTTAGGGGTTACTTCACCTGCACAGGTAGTGATGGATAAACCTAATAAGACTGTAGAGATTGTGGCTTATATCCAGAATACTGCCGAAATTACAGTAAAGGATGTAAAGGTTGAGTTAGTACTTCCAGAGAACTTAGAACCTATAGATAACTATAAGACCAAAGAGTTAGGTGATTTAAGTCCAGGACAGACTGCTCAGGTGATGTGGGAAGTTCGTCCTAAAAGGTTATTACAGCAACAGGTAGAGTATACAGTCAAGGCAACTGCCAAGAATACTGATGATAACCAAGTAAGTAGAGGGCTAAAATTTGTTGGACCACCTAAGTTATCCTTGCAGTTAACTGCACCTAAAAGGATGGAGGCTAAGGATGATTCCTTAGTAAAGGATAGCTTCTATATTAAAGGAAAGATATCAAATTATGGAGCATCAACAGCTTATGGAATAGAGAGTACTTTGGCTTTACCACCAGGATTAACCTTGAGTAAAGGTGATAAAGAAGAGAAGTTTATAGGATTCTTAGAGCCTAATGAAAGTATCGAATTATCATGGAAGGTTAAGCCTTTAATTTTAGTTGATGGGAAGTTACCTTATTCAGTAGAGCTAAGTAGTAGTAATGCTCTTAATGAAATATCTAAAAATAGTATCCTAATTCCAAAATTGGACCCTAAGGTAAAGATAGAGGTTTTGCCTAAAAAGGGTGGTTATCAAGTTGGTGATTATCTGACTGCTCAAATAAGATTGAAGAATATATCAGACTTCTATGGCTTAAAGACTAATATTAGTTACAATAATAAGGTATTAGAAGCCATTTATGTCTCACGAGGAAATCTTTTTATCGATAATGGCAAGTTATTGAGCTGGAATCTACCTATAGTTTCTCAACAGGAGGGATTGATTAAAGGAATTTCTGCTTCCTTGGATGGTGAACAGGATATAGAAGATGGTTTAGTAGCCAATCTCCATTTTAAGATTAAGTCTTTAGGAAGTTTTGATTTATCTTTTGAAGACTTCCTTGCTTATGATATGAATAATAATCAATTAAAATTGGAGATGGTTAATAATCTACTTAATATTAGGAGGAATTAG
- the hisZ gene encoding ATP phosphoribosyltransferase regulatory subunit codes for MTLIKLQRPEGTRDYLPEVAEKKRYIEDKLHNLFKGWGYEEIITPTFEFYDILSAGTEGLQTKMYNFFDRKGQILALRPEMTASIARVAATKLKDSPLPLRLSYQSNVFRYTSPRAGQYREFYQAGVELLGITSPMGDAEVIAMAAKAFEESGLKNFKIDIGDVDYFTGIMKAAKLEEEEQIAIRQALSQRNVVELEKLLTETELTEKQKEAILSVQELRGRVEVIEKAKDLVDNQESLESLINLEEVYRNLELLGVSEYICIDLSVVRNFNYYTGIVFEGYTKDLGYTICGGGRYDRLVSKFGYSVPATGFAIGIDRLLLSLEKQDYNFPLIKDKILVLIDPAYKEEGFALAEELRGKDKQVEIEIFNRELEDVIEYIDSKGLELKVVGEELEAKVKTLVGGKE; via the coding sequence TTGACATTGATTAAATTACAGAGACCAGAAGGAACTAGAGATTATTTACCAGAAGTAGCAGAGAAGAAGAGGTATATAGAGGATAAATTACATAATCTATTTAAAGGTTGGGGTTATGAGGAGATTATTACACCTACCTTTGAGTTTTATGATATATTATCAGCAGGAACAGAGGGCTTACAGACCAAAATGTATAATTTCTTTGATCGTAAAGGTCAAATTCTAGCTTTAAGACCTGAGATGACTGCCTCGATTGCAAGGGTAGCAGCAACTAAATTAAAGGACAGTCCTTTACCTTTACGTTTATCTTATCAGAGCAATGTCTTCCGTTATACTAGTCCACGAGCAGGGCAATATCGAGAGTTCTATCAAGCTGGCGTAGAATTATTAGGAATAACAAGTCCGATGGGTGATGCTGAAGTAATTGCCATGGCAGCAAAAGCCTTTGAGGAATCAGGGTTGAAAAATTTTAAGATAGATATCGGTGATGTAGATTACTTTACTGGGATTATGAAAGCCGCTAAATTGGAGGAAGAGGAACAGATTGCAATTCGTCAAGCCTTATCTCAGAGAAATGTAGTGGAATTAGAGAAATTATTAACTGAAACTGAATTGACTGAAAAGCAGAAGGAAGCAATCTTATCAGTTCAAGAGTTACGTGGTAGGGTAGAGGTTATTGAAAAGGCTAAAGATTTAGTAGATAATCAAGAATCCTTAGAGTCATTGATTAATTTAGAGGAAGTATATCGTAACTTAGAACTTTTAGGTGTTAGTGAATATATCTGTATAGATCTTAGTGTTGTTCGTAACTTCAACTACTATACGGGAATCGTCTTTGAAGGATATACTAAGGATTTAGGTTATACTATCTGTGGTGGAGGTCGTTATGATAGGTTAGTAAGTAAGTTTGGCTATTCAGTACCTGCTACTGGATTTGCGATAGGTATTGATAGGTTATTGCTGTCCTTAGAAAAGCAAGATTATAATTTCCCTCTTATTAAAGATAAAATTTTGGTCTTGATAGATCCAGCTTATAAAGAAGAGGGCTTTGCTTTGGCAGAAGAGCTAAGAGGGAAGGATAAGCAGGTAGAGATTGAGATATTTAATAGAGAATTAGAAGATGTTATAGAGTATATAGATAGTAAAGGTTTAGAATTAAAGGTGGTAGGAGAAGAGTTAGAGGCTAAGGTTAAGACTTTAGTAGGTGGAAAGGAGTAG
- a CDS encoding cell wall hydrolase, giving the protein MERKSRIISIIAFTLVFLLISPCFTSLFAPLSYQAYAAEIQREDAYKGLAFTVVLIYIFNRVFGDDKDVARSNWNISREPMDYTDDELTWLARAVHAEARGEPFEGQVAVASVILNRVRSTKFPNTIYSVIHQKNQFSSVDDGQIYLPPNESSYNAAIEAFRGNDPTDGALYFYNPKTANPIGRAWLETREKTVQIGNHVFAR; this is encoded by the coding sequence ATGGAGAGAAAGAGTAGAATTATTTCAATAATTGCATTTACTTTAGTGTTTCTATTAATAAGTCCCTGCTTTACTTCTCTTTTTGCTCCTCTCTCATATCAGGCTTATGCAGCAGAGATTCAAAGAGAAGATGCTTATAAGGGTTTAGCTTTTACAGTAGTTTTAATCTATATTTTTAATAGAGTTTTTGGTGATGATAAAGATGTAGCAAGGTCAAATTGGAATATAAGTAGAGAGCCTATGGATTATACTGATGATGAGTTGACTTGGTTAGCAAGAGCAGTTCATGCTGAAGCTAGAGGAGAGCCTTTTGAGGGGCAAGTAGCTGTAGCGTCAGTTATTCTCAATCGAGTAAGGAGTACTAAATTCCCTAATACAATTTATAGTGTAATCCATCAGAAGAACCAATTTAGTTCAGTGGATGATGGACAGATATATCTGCCACCTAATGAATCATCATATAATGCTGCTATAGAAGCTTTTAGAGGTAATGATCCAACAGATGGTGCTCTTTACTTCTATAATCCCAAGACTGCTAATCCTATCGGAAGAGCTTGGTTAGAAACTAGAGAAAAGACGGTTCAGATTGGTAATCATGTCTTTGCTAGATAG
- a CDS encoding MotA/TolQ/ExbB proton channel family protein, with translation MLEILKQGGVTIIPLLFCSVVSLAVTLERLIYLKKAKANNFKLIETVRLKLTKGKIGEVKGIAMNAKGPVAGILEEGIKYYGQSKKELRSNLELIGQNEIKKLEKRLGVLDLIATISPLLGLLGTVLGIIDSFNILAGAQGMATPAALSSGISEALISTAVGLVVAIPTMLVYTYLLGLVQDRIEDINYWFVDLVEALSQGDNNVQI, from the coding sequence ATGTTGGAGATTTTGAAACAAGGTGGGGTTACAATCATACCTTTATTGTTCTGTTCAGTAGTGAGTTTAGCTGTCACTTTAGAGCGATTAATTTATTTAAAGAAGGCTAAAGCTAATAACTTTAAATTGATTGAGACAGTAAGACTAAAGTTGACTAAAGGGAAGATTGGTGAAGTAAAAGGGATTGCAATGAATGCAAAAGGACCAGTAGCAGGAATTTTAGAAGAAGGTATTAAGTATTATGGTCAAAGTAAGAAAGAATTAAGAAGTAACTTAGAATTAATTGGGCAGAATGAGATTAAGAAATTGGAAAAGAGATTGGGAGTATTAGATTTAATTGCAACAATATCTCCATTACTAGGATTATTAGGTACAGTATTGGGGATTATTGATAGCTTTAATATTTTAGCTGGTGCCCAAGGGATGGCAACACCAGCTGCTTTAAGTTCTGGTATCTCTGAAGCCTTAATCAGTACAGCAGTAGGGTTAGTTGTTGCTATTCCTACTATGTTAGTCTATACTTATCTGTTAGGCTTAGTACAGGATAGAATTGAGGATATCAATTACTGGTTTGTAGATTTAGTTGAAGCGTTAAGTCAAGGTGATAATAATGTTCAAATCTAA
- a CDS encoding nucleoside recognition domain-containing protein, with the protein MLNKIWFTMICIGIIIAAINGRMEEVSVAILESAEDSVMIVVKLIGPMALWLGVMKVAEKAQLTKVLANLFKPLAKILFPEVPKDHPALASIMMNLSANFLGLGNSATPLGIKAMQELQQLNSGKRSASNAMCTFLVINTSSVTLLPTTILALRIGAGSAQPTEIIGTTIFATFCSTVVGLIANRILIKISGLREI; encoded by the coding sequence ATGCTAAATAAAATTTGGTTTACTATGATTTGTATTGGTATAATTATAGCTGCTATTAATGGCAGAATGGAAGAGGTTTCTGTGGCTATTTTAGAGAGTGCAGAAGATAGTGTAATGATAGTAGTTAAGTTAATTGGTCCTATGGCATTATGGCTAGGGGTAATGAAGGTAGCTGAAAAGGCTCAATTAACTAAGGTTTTAGCAAATTTATTTAAACCTTTAGCTAAGATATTATTTCCAGAAGTACCTAAAGACCACCCTGCTTTAGCATCGATAATGATGAATTTAAGTGCTAATTTTTTAGGCTTAGGAAATTCTGCAACCCCACTGGGAATTAAAGCGATGCAGGAATTACAGCAATTGAATAGTGGTAAAAGATCAGCTTCTAATGCTATGTGTACTTTTTTGGTTATTAATACGTCAAGTGTTACTCTGCTTCCTACTACGATTCTTGCTTTAAGGATAGGAGCAGGTTCTGCTCAGCCAACAGAAATTATAGGTACAACTATCTTTGCTACTTTCTGCTCAACAGTAGTGGGACTAATCGCCAATAGAATTTTAATCAAAATAAGTGGGTTGAGAGAAATATGA